The following DNA comes from Pseudomonadota bacterium.
AATTTTTGGTGTTTTTTCTGATGGATCTTCCGGACAAGATCATAACCTCGGCGCCACAGTGCAGAAGATGCGGGACCTGCTGCAGGAATGGCGGTCCTGCGCTTCATAATGAAGATCTCGGGTTGATCGGTGAATCACTGATTCCTCTTTCCCGTTTGGTGACCATCCGGCAGAATGAACCTGCCTTGAATCAGCAGACTTCGCAGCTCGATCCGGACCGGGGGGAGTTTCTGAAAATTTCCGGAGCGGCCGGGTGCTGGACCTGCATTTTCTGGAACGAGGCGGGAAAGGGTTGCGGAATATATGAGGAGCGGCCCCTTGAGTGCCGACTGCTGTTCTGTGAAGATACCAGCGGGATTGAAAGGGTCATCGGCCGCAATCTGCTGACCAGAGAAAAAGTCCCGGGTTTGGAAGAAGATATCATGAAGGCCGTTCACCTTCATGAATCAGCATGTTCCTTTCTTCATATCAACGACCTGGTCGCCCGATTCCTGGCCGATCCGTCCGCCCTTGAAAAACTTGAAGAAATCAGCGCTCTGGTGCGTAAGGATCTGCGGATCCGGGATTCTTTTTTTGCTGCCAGACC
Coding sequences within:
- a CDS encoding YkgJ family cysteine cluster protein; this encodes MDLPDKIITSAPQCRRCGTCCRNGGPALHNEDLGLIGESLIPLSRLVTIRQNEPALNQQTSQLDPDRGEFLKISGAAGCWTCIFWNEAGKGCGIYEERPLECRLLFCEDTSGIERVIGRNLLTREKVPGLEEDIMKAVHLHESACSFLHINDLVARFLADPSALEKLEEISALVRKDLRIRDSFFAARPEMRQNEMFIFGRPLFLVLSPFGFWVVEANNTLDVQFADAQMSRRPAAIS